A window of Vicinamibacteria bacterium contains these coding sequences:
- a CDS encoding J domain-containing protein: GGGGVRVDMSGGFGEQDLGGFSDFFRTFFGGAGGGGGFEDAFATRPGADLEQTVELSLRDVLRGTTRTVEVRGQGHRRVEVKIPPGVKEGSRVRVAGEGGGEAGGPRGDLYLRVHITPDPKFERKGDDLQTTVTVPLTTAVLGGEADVPTLEGPVGIKVPPGTAPGQTFRLRGHGLPRLEAGGGRGDLLATLGVAVPKKLNSRARELFEELRGLGH; encoded by the coding sequence GGGGGGGGGGGGGGTGCGGGTGGACATGAGCGGCGGGTTCGGCGAACAGGACCTGGGGGGCTTCTCGGACTTCTTCCGCACGTTCTTCGGGGGTGCGGGAGGGGGAGGTGGCTTCGAGGATGCGTTTGCGACCCGGCCCGGCGCGGACCTCGAACAGACCGTAGAGCTGAGCCTGCGGGATGTGCTTCGGGGTACCACCCGTACGGTGGAGGTGAGAGGTCAGGGGCACCGCCGCGTGGAGGTCAAAATTCCCCCCGGGGTGAAGGAGGGCTCGCGGGTGAGGGTTGCCGGCGAGGGAGGGGGCGAGGCGGGGGGGCCGCGGGGCGACCTCTACCTTCGCGTGCACATCACGCCCGACCCGAAGTTCGAGCGGAAAGGCGACGACCTCCAGACCACCGTGACGGTGCCGCTCACCACGGCCGTGCTCGGGGGCGAGGCCGATGTCCCCACCCTCGAGGGACCGGTGGGGATCAAGGTCCCCCCCGGAACCGCCCCCGGACAGACGTTCCGGCTGCGCGGCCACGGCCTGCCCCGTCTGGAGGCGGGCGGGGGCCGCGGGGATCTGCTCGCCACCCTGGGCGTGGCTGTCCCTAAGAAGCTGAACTCCCGGGCTCGGGAGCTCTTCGAGGAGCTGCGGGGGCTCGGACACTAG
- a CDS encoding CsgG/HfaB family protein, with amino-acid sequence MKGKLVAGLTAAVALVGLSGAAQAQSKKADRPKVAVMDFDYGTVNNWWGQYDIGKGMADQVVDALVNDGSFRVIERKKLDTVLAEQDFARSDRADPSAAKLAKVGKVLGVKYIIAGSITKFGGEEKTYGGGGFGGGKIGGLGLKKAKTYVTLTARMIDATTGEVLISAKGEGLSTKGGGLALGGAGGGGGAGFAMGTSNYKDSAIGDAQEQATQKLVAQLVARKDRLEE; translated from the coding sequence ATGAAAGGCAAGCTGGTCGCGGGCCTGACCGCGGCGGTCGCGCTGGTCGGTTTGAGCGGGGCGGCGCAGGCGCAAAGCAAGAAAGCCGACCGTCCCAAAGTGGCGGTCATGGACTTCGACTACGGCACGGTCAACAACTGGTGGGGACAGTACGACATCGGCAAGGGCATGGCCGATCAGGTCGTGGACGCCCTCGTGAACGACGGCTCCTTCCGTGTCATCGAGCGGAAGAAGTTGGACACGGTGCTGGCCGAGCAGGACTTTGCCCGTAGCGACCGCGCCGACCCCAGTGCGGCCAAGCTCGCCAAGGTCGGGAAGGTGCTGGGCGTGAAGTACATCATCGCTGGCTCCATCACGAAGTTCGGGGGCGAGGAGAAGACCTACGGCGGGGGCGGTTTTGGAGGGGGCAAGATCGGCGGCCTCGGCCTGAAGAAGGCCAAGACCTACGTGACCCTGACCGCGCGCATGATCGACGCCACCACGGGTGAGGTGCTGATCTCCGCCAAGGGCGAGGGCCTCTCGACCAAAGGCGGCGGTCTGGCCTTGGGCGGAGCCGGCGGCGGCGGAGGCGCGGGATTCGCCATGGGCACCAGTAACTACAAGGACAGCGCCATCGGGGACGCGCAAGAGCAGGCCACCCAGAAGCTCGTGGCCCAGCTCGTGGCCCGCAAGGATCGCCTGGAGGAGTAG
- a CDS encoding CDP-alcohol phosphatidyltransferase family protein, whose protein sequence is MSEPVLTIANQLTILRMALAPVLVVLLHYRAHTGALIVFVVAGLTDLLDGLIARLGHQRTTLGATLDPVADKILLGSSYVALTWSSGLYCAIPVWLTVTLLSRDAIIVVSVAVINLTLERRVFYPSLLGKFATGSQLLTAGVVFLMNAAGECLPLVEHLCRLTAAITVASALHYVYRASVRRVPRLPGA, encoded by the coding sequence ATGTCTGAACCCGTCCTCACGATCGCCAACCAGCTCACCATCCTGCGCATGGCCCTCGCCCCCGTCCTGGTCGTGCTTCTGCACTACCGGGCCCACACGGGGGCCCTCATCGTTTTCGTGGTGGCGGGGTTGACGGACCTCTTGGACGGACTGATCGCCCGCCTGGGGCACCAGCGGACCACCCTCGGCGCCACCCTGGATCCGGTGGCGGACAAGATCCTGCTCGGCTCCTCCTACGTGGCGCTGACCTGGAGCTCGGGGCTCTATTGTGCGATCCCCGTCTGGCTGACCGTGACCCTCCTCTCCCGGGACGCCATCATCGTGGTGAGCGTGGCCGTGATCAACCTGACCCTGGAGCGCCGCGTCTTCTACCCCTCCCTGCTCGGCAAGTTCGCCACCGGAAGCCAGCTTCTGACCGCGGGGGTCGTGTTCCTGATGAACGCGGCGGGGGAGTGTCTGCCTTTGGTGGAGCACCTTTGCCGGCTCACTGCCGCGATCACCGTGGCTTCCGCCCTGCACTACGTTTATCGGGCCTCGGTCCGGCGGGTCCCGCGGCTTCCGGGCGCCTGA